A single window of Flavobacterium sp. 140616W15 DNA harbors:
- a CDS encoding pirin family protein, protein MENIVIHKAETRGNANHGWLNAYHSFSFAAYYDSERIQFGALRVLNDDTIAAGMGFGTHPHDNMEIITIPLEGDLAHKDSMGNTEIIKHGDIQVMSAGTGIQHSEFNPNADKQTKLLQIWLFPNKRNVTPRYQQISLNTEDRHNKLQQVLSPNPDDDGVWIHQDAWFHMGNFDAGTTTEYSIKKEGNGLYAFILKGNVTINDQELNTRDAIGITDFKTVSIKANTDTEFLLMEIPMNY, encoded by the coding sequence ATGGAAAATATAGTAATTCACAAAGCAGAAACAAGAGGAAATGCTAATCACGGCTGGCTAAATGCTTACCACAGTTTTAGTTTTGCTGCTTATTACGATTCGGAACGCATACAATTTGGAGCGCTTCGTGTTTTAAACGATGATACTATTGCAGCAGGAATGGGCTTTGGTACACATCCTCACGATAATATGGAAATTATTACCATCCCGCTTGAAGGTGATTTAGCACATAAGGACAGTATGGGGAATACCGAAATCATCAAACATGGAGATATTCAGGTAATGAGTGCAGGAACAGGAATTCAACATAGCGAATTCAATCCAAATGCAGATAAACAAACTAAATTATTACAAATTTGGTTGTTTCCAAACAAACGTAATGTTACCCCTCGCTACCAGCAAATTTCTTTAAACACAGAAGATAGACATAATAAATTACAACAAGTACTATCTCCAAATCCAGATGATGATGGCGTTTGGATTCATCAGGATGCTTGGTTTCACATGGGGAATTTTGATGCAGGTACTACAACAGAGTATTCAATCAAAAAAGAAGGAAATGGCTTGTATGCATTTATCTTAAAAGGAAATGTAACAATAAATGATCAAGAATTAAACACTCGTGATGCTATTGGAATTACAGATTTTAAAACTGTAAGTATCAAAGCAAACACAGACACTGAGTTTCTATTAATGGAAATTCCGATGAATTATTAA
- a CDS encoding YceI family protein has protein sequence MATTKWSIDPTHSEIGFKVKHMMFTNVSGKFNEYEATIISDENNFENATINFSADIKSIDTGNTDRDNHLRSADFFDIENSPKMTFKSSSFTKIDDGNYELTGKLNIRGVEKEVKFPVEFSGIMTDPWGNTKIGLNITGKINRKDWGLNWNSAIEAGGVLVSDDVRLNIELQFAKQ, from the coding sequence ATGGCAACTACAAAATGGTCAATTGACCCAACTCACTCAGAAATTGGTTTTAAAGTTAAACACATGATGTTTACTAATGTTTCAGGTAAATTTAACGAATACGAAGCAACTATTATTAGCGACGAGAATAACTTCGAGAATGCAACGATTAATTTTTCTGCAGATATCAAATCTATCGATACTGGAAACACAGACAGAGACAATCACTTAAGAAGTGCCGATTTCTTTGACATTGAAAACAGCCCAAAAATGACTTTCAAATCAAGTTCTTTTACAAAAATAGATGATGGAAACTATGAACTTACTGGTAAATTAAACATTAGAGGTGTTGAAAAAGAAGTAAAATTTCCAGTAGAATTTAGTGGAATCATGACTGATCCTTGGGGAAACACAAAAATCGGCTTGAATATTACAGGAAAAATCAATCGTAAAGATTGGGGATTAAACTGGAATTCTGCTATAGAAGCTGGTGGCGTATTAGTAAGCGATGATGTTCGCTTGAACATTGAACTACAATTTGCAAAACAATAA
- a CDS encoding DegT/DnrJ/EryC1/StrS aminotransferase family protein has protein sequence MKKIQMVDLKSQYDKIKVAVNASIQDVLDTNTYINGPLVHQFQKNLETYLGVKHVIPCANGTDALQIAMMGLDLKPGDEVITADFTFAATVEVIALLQLTPVLVDVEMDSMNISIDAIKKAITPKTKAIVPVHLFGRAANMDAIMELAAAHNLYVIEDNAQAIGADYISKSGAKTKVGVMGHVAATSFFPSKNLGCYGDGGAIFTNDDALAHTIRGIVNHGMYERYHHDVVGVNSRLDSIQAGVLNVKLPLLNEYNKARREAAAKYNAALAGHANIITPSFNPDENDHVFHQYTLRIINADRNGLLQHLQDKGIPCAIYYPIPLHSQKAYVDVRYKEEYFPVTNQLVQEVLSLPMHTELDDEQIKFITDSVIEFLK, from the coding sequence ATGAAAAAAATTCAAATGGTTGACTTAAAAAGTCAATATGATAAAATAAAAGTAGCTGTAAATGCTTCAATTCAAGACGTTTTAGATACGAATACATATATTAATGGACCATTGGTTCATCAGTTTCAAAAAAATCTCGAAACGTATTTAGGAGTAAAACATGTTATTCCTTGTGCAAACGGTACTGATGCATTGCAAATTGCAATGATGGGATTGGATTTAAAACCAGGGGATGAGGTTATTACTGCCGACTTTACCTTTGCAGCTACTGTAGAAGTGATTGCTTTGTTGCAATTAACACCGGTTTTAGTAGATGTTGAAATGGATAGTATGAATATTTCTATCGATGCAATTAAAAAAGCTATAACTCCAAAAACTAAAGCAATTGTTCCGGTACATTTGTTTGGTCGTGCTGCTAATATGGATGCAATTATGGAACTTGCAGCAGCGCACAATTTGTATGTGATCGAAGATAATGCACAAGCAATAGGAGCTGATTATATTTCTAAATCTGGAGCAAAAACTAAAGTAGGAGTGATGGGGCATGTAGCTGCAACTTCATTTTTCCCATCTAAAAACTTAGGTTGTTATGGAGATGGTGGTGCTATTTTTACCAATGATGATGCTTTGGCGCATACGATTCGTGGAATTGTAAATCACGGAATGTATGAGCGTTATCATCATGATGTTGTGGGGGTAAACTCACGTTTAGATAGTATTCAGGCAGGGGTTTTGAATGTGAAACTTCCGTTATTAAATGAGTATAATAAAGCACGTCGTGAAGCTGCGGCTAAGTATAATGCTGCGTTAGCAGGACATGCTAATATTATTACACCTTCATTTAATCCTGACGAAAATGATCACGTTTTTCATCAATATACATTGCGAATTATAAATGCAGATAGAAACGGATTGTTACAACACTTACAGGATAAAGGAATTCCTTGTGCAATTTATTATCCAATTCCGTTGCATTCGCAAAAAGCATATGTTGATGTTCGTTATAAAGAAGAATATTTCCCAGTAACCAATCAATTGGTGCAGGAAGTGCTTTCATTGCCAATGCATACAGAGCTTGATGATGAGCAAATTAAATTTATTACGGATAGTGTAATTGAGTTTTTGAAATAA
- a CDS encoding (4Fe-4S)-binding protein — MNPNDLIKEYTNGEVTIVWQSGKCIHSANCVKNNPDVFHPKEKPWIQPENSNTDKIIETVKKCPSGALTFYLNNKS; from the coding sequence ATGAATCCAAACGACCTAATAAAAGAATATACCAATGGTGAAGTAACCATAGTATGGCAATCTGGAAAATGCATTCATTCTGCAAATTGCGTCAAAAACAATCCTGATGTCTTTCATCCCAAAGAAAAACCATGGATACAGCCTGAAAATTCGAATACTGACAAAATTATAGAGACAGTAAAAAAATGCCCTTCAGGAGCTTTGACATTTTACTTGAATAACAAAAGCTAA
- the galE gene encoding UDP-glucose 4-epimerase GalE, giving the protein MKVLVTGGLGFIGSHTVVELQNEGFEVVIIDNLSNSSEDVLKGIVAITGKTPLFEKLDLREKTAVQNFFKKYNDVTGVIHFAASKAVGESVENPLLYYENNISSLVYLLQELQQKPEASFIFSSSCTVYGQAKNMPITEDAPVQQPMSPYGNTKKIGEEIIRDTAKATNINAILLRYFNPVGAHPSTEIGELPIGVPQNLVPFITQTGIGLRKELSVYGDDYPTADGTCVRDYIHVVDLAKAHVVALQRLLNKKNLEKVETFNLGTGKGSSVLEVITSFEKVSDKKLPYKIVARREGDITEAYANTTKANDVLGWKAQSTLDEAMKSAWKWEEKIRNKVS; this is encoded by the coding sequence ATGAAAGTATTAGTAACAGGAGGATTAGGATTTATCGGATCACATACCGTAGTCGAATTGCAAAATGAAGGCTTTGAAGTGGTGATAATCGATAACCTTTCTAATTCCTCAGAAGATGTTTTAAAAGGAATCGTAGCCATCACAGGTAAAACTCCATTATTCGAGAAATTAGATTTAAGAGAAAAAACGGCAGTACAAAATTTCTTTAAAAAATATAATGATGTTACTGGAGTAATTCATTTTGCGGCTTCAAAAGCTGTGGGTGAAAGTGTCGAAAATCCACTTCTGTACTACGAAAATAATATCAGTAGTTTGGTGTATCTTTTACAAGAACTACAGCAAAAACCAGAAGCTAGTTTTATATTTAGCTCTTCTTGTACAGTTTACGGTCAAGCCAAAAATATGCCAATTACAGAAGATGCTCCTGTGCAACAGCCGATGTCTCCATACGGGAATACCAAAAAAATAGGAGAAGAAATTATTAGAGATACTGCGAAAGCAACTAATATTAATGCTATTTTATTGCGTTATTTTAATCCAGTTGGAGCACATCCGTCAACAGAAATAGGAGAATTGCCAATTGGGGTTCCTCAAAATTTAGTTCCTTTTATTACACAAACTGGAATTGGATTGCGTAAGGAATTATCTGTTTATGGAGATGATTATCCTACAGCCGATGGAACTTGTGTACGGGATTATATTCATGTGGTCGATTTAGCAAAAGCGCATGTCGTAGCACTGCAAAGATTATTGAATAAAAAAAATCTGGAAAAAGTAGAAACATTTAATCTGGGTACAGGAAAAGGAAGTTCTGTTCTTGAGGTGATTACGAGTTTTGAAAAGGTAAGTGATAAAAAATTACCATATAAAATTGTAGCACGAAGAGAAGGTGATATTACCGAGGCCTATGCAAATACAACCAAAGCTAATGATGTGCTGGGGTGGAAAGCCCAATCAACGCTTGATGAAGCGATGAAGAGCGCTTGGAAATGGGAAGAAAAGATAAGAAACAAAGTTTCTTAG
- a CDS encoding DMT family transporter: MQQKPDYKLYLCMATVGIVWGTTFLGIRVAVETIPPWFVTSIRQGLAGLIAMTILLFKKELKWIGWENFKHQLIPALLMIVIANGFTTVAEQTLPSGLASIMSALSPVLIFIGSVLFGLQKPSLKGIIGVIIGFTGVVFIFKDGLGSFLDSNYQHGLIFMSLAISGWAAGTIYTKTHTHKSNNITLNLFYQFTIATLVQLVLAFIFSPNPDVSLWSARSIFASLYLSVFGSILAFFSYHYALKRVTAIQVSILSYFNTIIAVFLGWLLLDEVITVDFIIATALIISGVFIINYKKKEKKIA; the protein is encoded by the coding sequence ATGCAACAAAAGCCAGATTATAAATTATACCTCTGCATGGCGACAGTAGGGATTGTGTGGGGAACGACTTTTTTAGGAATCAGGGTTGCGGTAGAAACTATTCCGCCGTGGTTTGTAACTTCTATTCGTCAGGGTTTAGCAGGATTAATAGCGATGACTATTTTACTGTTTAAAAAAGAATTAAAATGGATTGGTTGGGAGAATTTTAAACACCAATTAATTCCAGCTTTATTAATGATTGTTATTGCAAATGGTTTTACTACTGTCGCCGAACAAACTTTACCAAGTGGGTTAGCATCTATAATGAGTGCTTTGTCGCCTGTACTAATCTTTATAGGTAGTGTTTTGTTTGGATTGCAAAAACCAAGTTTAAAAGGTATTATAGGAGTTATAATTGGTTTCACAGGAGTTGTTTTTATTTTTAAAGATGGATTGGGTTCATTTTTAGATTCTAATTATCAACACGGACTTATATTTATGAGTTTAGCAATTTCAGGTTGGGCAGCAGGAACAATTTATACAAAGACCCATACTCATAAGTCGAATAATATTACACTGAATTTATTTTATCAGTTTACAATTGCTACTTTGGTTCAGTTGGTTTTAGCATTTATTTTTTCTCCAAATCCAGATGTAAGTTTATGGAGCGCGAGAAGTATTTTTGCGTCTTTATATTTATCTGTTTTTGGGTCGATACTTGCTTTTTTCTCTTATCATTATGCTTTAAAACGAGTAACGGCTATACAGGTTTCTATTTTGTCTTACTTCAACACTATAATTGCGGTTTTTCTGGGTTGGTTGCTGTTAGACGAAGTAATTACTGTCGATTTTATTATTGCAACAGCACTTATTATATCAGGAGTTTTTATTATCAATTATAAAAAGAAAGAAAAAAAGATTGCGTAA
- a CDS encoding DUF4919 domain-containing protein, whose translation MKRIILLVLLFNCFTIFSQEFKFEAPDYKKIENTIKDKKSTLYYPKLQLKFEAADSTMTLEEKRHYYYGYTFQKEYAPYFKSKHSEKLEDFQKKENLTQKEYEKATELCNLILSENPFDIRTRNYKSYCLDKLERKKELENNIIKTNIIFETILSSGDGVTKETAFYVINTSNEYALLNALGFEFGGSQSLIEHYDFLDLKENEYKIKGFYFDVSPCLNSFKF comes from the coding sequence ATGAAAAGAATAATTCTATTAGTTCTACTTTTTAATTGCTTTACTATTTTTTCTCAAGAATTTAAATTTGAAGCTCCTGATTATAAAAAAATTGAGAACACTATTAAAGACAAAAAATCAACTTTATATTATCCAAAATTACAATTAAAGTTTGAAGCTGCAGACTCGACAATGACCCTTGAAGAAAAAAGACATTACTATTATGGCTATACTTTTCAAAAAGAATATGCTCCATATTTTAAGTCTAAACATTCCGAAAAACTAGAAGACTTTCAGAAAAAAGAAAACCTTACCCAAAAAGAATACGAAAAAGCAACTGAACTTTGTAATTTAATTTTATCAGAAAATCCATTTGACATAAGAACAAGAAATTATAAATCTTATTGCTTAGACAAATTAGAACGTAAAAAAGAGCTCGAAAATAATATCATAAAAACTAACATTATATTTGAAACCATTTTAAGCTCTGGAGACGGCGTAACTAAAGAAACAGCTTTCTATGTTATCAACACGTCTAATGAATACGCCCTACTAAATGCTTTAGGCTTTGAGTTTGGAGGAAGTCAAAGCTTAATTGAACATTATGATTTTCTTGACTTAAAAGAAAATGAATATAAAATAAAAGGATTTTATTTCGATGTAAGTCCATGTTTAAACAGTTTTAAATTTTAA
- a CDS encoding DUF983 domain-containing protein, whose amino-acid sequence MSYMITHVLRNECPNCHKGKILDEKNIFFTFKFPKMHKECSECGFKFEKEPGFFFGAMYMSYGLTVAQGIATYCIAQFFFEKNFDLRIIPIIAVVIIAFSFFNIRLSRLLWIYMFKNYSS is encoded by the coding sequence ATGTCATATATGATCACCCACGTTTTACGAAATGAATGTCCTAATTGTCACAAAGGAAAAATTCTTGATGAGAAAAATATATTTTTCACCTTCAAATTTCCAAAAATGCACAAAGAATGTAGTGAATGCGGTTTTAAATTCGAGAAAGAACCTGGTTTCTTTTTTGGCGCCATGTACATGAGTTATGGACTAACCGTTGCACAAGGTATTGCTACTTACTGCATTGCTCAGTTTTTCTTTGAAAAAAATTTCGATTTAAGAATTATTCCAATTATCGCTGTAGTAATCATTGCTTTTTCTTTTTTTAATATCCGACTTTCGAGATTGCTATGGATTTATATGTTTAAGAATTATTCAAGCTAA
- a CDS encoding glycerophosphodiester phosphodiesterase translates to MNSFQIFKSTIFLSGVILLLACNMNDGNQILGKGKYPTLIGANPIVIAHRGASGYLPEHTIEGYTKAIEMGADFIEPDLVMTKDGQLVVRHEPMLSGTTNVSEVPAFASKKTTKNIDGAMITDWFVSDFTLAEIKQLKAKQAFAERSQEYNNKYAIPTFVEVIALAKQKSKLLGRVVGIYPETKHPSFHEALGLKITDKLLEMLAVEGWNNVSSPVYIQSFEVSNLQYIRTKSSVKTIQLLGCYDVALNGDLVFAVPDGGMISDGKPYDWHLKGDTRDYGFFRTQEGLDFVKTYATGIGPWKPFIIPYKGVDANNDGKADDINGDGKVDDADKVALPPTTLISDAHKKGLQVHAYTFRNEGKRLLSGYKNNPTLEYQAFYKLGLDGVFSDFTDTAVQAR, encoded by the coding sequence ATGAATTCATTTCAAATTTTTAAAAGTACAATTTTCTTAAGCGGTGTAATTTTGTTATTGGCTTGTAATATGAATGATGGTAATCAAATTCTCGGAAAAGGGAAATATCCTACTTTAATTGGAGCAAATCCCATTGTGATTGCTCATCGTGGTGCATCAGGTTATTTACCAGAACATACTATTGAGGGATATACTAAAGCTATTGAAATGGGAGCTGATTTTATAGAGCCAGATTTAGTAATGACGAAAGATGGGCAACTTGTAGTGCGCCATGAACCAATGTTGTCTGGAACAACAAACGTATCAGAAGTTCCGGCTTTTGCTTCTAAAAAAACGACTAAGAATATTGATGGCGCAATGATAACCGATTGGTTTGTTTCTGATTTTACTTTAGCAGAAATTAAACAATTAAAAGCAAAACAAGCTTTTGCGGAGCGTTCACAAGAATATAATAATAAATATGCGATTCCAACATTTGTAGAAGTAATTGCTTTGGCAAAACAAAAATCGAAACTACTAGGTCGTGTAGTAGGGATTTATCCAGAAACAAAACATCCCTCTTTTCATGAGGCTTTGGGTTTAAAAATTACCGATAAATTATTAGAAATGTTAGCTGTCGAGGGATGGAATAATGTTTCGTCTCCAGTTTATATTCAGTCATTTGAAGTTTCTAATTTGCAATACATAAGAACTAAATCAAGTGTGAAAACAATTCAGTTGTTAGGTTGTTACGATGTAGCTCTAAATGGAGATTTAGTTTTTGCAGTTCCAGACGGAGGAATGATTTCTGATGGAAAACCATATGATTGGCACTTAAAAGGCGATACTAGAGATTACGGATTTTTTAGAACTCAGGAAGGTTTAGATTTTGTTAAAACCTATGCAACAGGAATTGGTCCGTGGAAGCCATTTATTATTCCGTATAAAGGAGTAGATGCCAATAATGATGGAAAAGCAGACGATATTAATGGAGACGGAAAAGTTGATGATGCCGATAAAGTAGCGTTGCCACCAACGACTTTAATCTCAGATGCACATAAAAAAGGATTACAAGTGCATGCTTATACGTTCAGAAATGAAGGAAAGCGATTGTTGAGTGGCTATAAAAATAATCCAACTTTAGAATATCAGGCTTTTTATAAATTAGGGCTGGATGGCGTGTTTTCCGATTTTACAGATACAGCGGTTCAAGCAAGATAA
- a CDS encoding AraC family transcriptional regulator: protein MKKYPIYSVANFSCNDTRSDFYVNSFTEHLKTHSFVEKPHRHDSYLMVFFTAGSGIHEIDFDRFDIKEGSLFLLQPGQIHFWSLSQDVEGFVVIFSQEMYNLYFGQKKINDYAFYSSINNKPQVYFDAKATKGITPYFELLMRESKQKNKYQLDKMLNLLDSIHIEIARKYNDSEIHEVHSYNVKIKKFEALLELHYKTNKSPSFYAQQLHITLKHLNRICNDILKKTATEVITDRVVLEIKRMLIDKQLAVNEIAEEVGYDDYSYFSRVFKKYTNMSPTEFRNLKK, encoded by the coding sequence GTGAAAAAATACCCAATTTATAGTGTTGCCAATTTTAGTTGTAATGATACTAGAAGTGATTTTTATGTAAATTCTTTTACTGAACATTTAAAAACACATAGTTTTGTCGAAAAACCACATCGCCATGACTCTTATTTAATGGTTTTTTTTACAGCTGGTTCAGGAATTCATGAGATTGATTTTGATAGATTTGATATAAAAGAGGGAAGTTTGTTTTTGCTTCAGCCTGGGCAGATTCATTTTTGGAGTCTGTCACAAGACGTAGAAGGATTTGTGGTAATCTTTTCTCAGGAAATGTACAATCTGTATTTTGGTCAAAAAAAAATCAATGATTATGCTTTTTACAGTTCAATAAATAATAAGCCACAAGTTTATTTCGATGCGAAAGCGACAAAAGGAATTACGCCTTATTTTGAATTGCTAATGCGAGAAAGTAAGCAAAAAAACAAATATCAATTGGATAAGATGCTCAACCTATTAGACTCCATCCATATTGAAATCGCAAGAAAATATAATGATTCTGAGATCCATGAGGTTCATTCGTATAATGTTAAAATAAAAAAGTTTGAAGCGCTTTTGGAATTGCATTACAAGACAAATAAATCGCCTTCATTTTACGCACAACAATTGCATATTACTTTAAAGCATCTCAATAGAATATGTAATGATATCTTGAAAAAAACTGCAACAGAAGTAATTACAGATCGTGTTGTTTTGGAAATAAAAAGAATGTTAATCGATAAGCAACTAGCTGTAAATGAAATTGCAGAAGAAGTTGGCTATGATGATTATTCTTATTTCTCTCGAGTTTTCAAAAAATACACTAATATGTCACCAACAGAGTTTAGGAATTTGAAGAAATGA
- a CDS encoding LytTR family DNA-binding domain-containing protein: protein MTSEKFTFIKTDKKIIKLYFDTIAVITGLGNYVQIITVDNTKYTYYKSLKDLIDVLPNEFMRVHNSSIVNLTNIDSIEDNHIMAKGNKITIGKTYKECLTTALDKFIL from the coding sequence ATGACATCTGAAAAATTTACCTTCATTAAAACCGATAAAAAGATAATCAAATTATACTTTGATACTATTGCTGTCATTACTGGTTTAGGTAATTATGTACAAATAATAACTGTAGATAATACAAAATACACTTATTACAAATCCCTGAAAGATTTAATAGATGTATTACCCAATGAATTTATGAGAGTTCACAATTCTTCGATAGTTAATTTAACCAATATTGATAGTATCGAAGACAATCATATTATGGCCAAAGGAAATAAAATTACCATTGGCAAAACCTACAAAGAATGCCTTACTACCGCTCTGGATAAATTTATATTATAA
- the fabD gene encoding ACP S-malonyltransferase produces MKAYVFPGQGAQFTGMGKDLYENSALAKELFEKANEILGFRITDIMFEGTAEELKETKVTQPAVFLHSVILAKTLGEDFKPEMVAGHSLGEFSALVANGTLSFEDGLKLVSQRALAMQKACEITPSTMAAVLGLADNVVEEVCASIDGIVVAANYNCPGQLVISGETTAVEKACEAMKTAGAKRALILPVGGAFHSPMMEPAREELAAAIEATTFSTPICPVYQNVTASAISDANEIKKNLIIQLTAPVKWTQSVQQMIADGATLFTEVGPGKVLAGLIGKIDKEAVTANA; encoded by the coding sequence ATGAAAGCATACGTATTTCCAGGTCAAGGAGCACAGTTTACAGGAATGGGTAAAGACTTATATGAGAATTCGGCTTTAGCCAAAGAATTATTCGAGAAAGCTAACGAAATATTAGGTTTTAGAATTACAGATATCATGTTCGAAGGTACTGCCGAGGAACTAAAAGAAACCAAAGTAACTCAACCTGCAGTGTTTTTACATTCGGTTATTTTAGCTAAAACTTTGGGAGAAGATTTCAAACCAGAAATGGTAGCAGGACACTCATTAGGAGAATTTTCTGCTTTGGTTGCAAATGGAACTCTATCTTTTGAAGATGGATTAAAATTAGTTTCTCAACGTGCTTTGGCAATGCAAAAAGCATGCGAAATCACTCCATCTACAATGGCTGCAGTTTTAGGATTAGCAGATAATGTTGTTGAAGAAGTTTGCGCTTCAATAGACGGAATTGTAGTTGCTGCAAATTATAACTGTCCTGGACAATTAGTAATTTCGGGCGAAACAACTGCTGTTGAAAAAGCTTGTGAAGCAATGAAAACCGCTGGCGCTAAACGTGCTTTAATACTTCCTGTTGGTGGTGCTTTTCACTCACCAATGATGGAGCCTGCAAGAGAGGAATTAGCTGCTGCGATTGAAGCAACAACTTTCTCTACTCCTATTTGTCCAGTATATCAAAACGTAACTGCAAGTGCCATTTCTGATGCAAACGAAATAAAAAAGAATTTAATCATTCAGCTTACAGCTCCTGTAAAATGGACTCAATCTGTACAGCAAATGATTGCTGATGGTGCTACTTTATTCACAGAAGTAGGCCCAGGAAAAGTTTTAGCTGGTTTAATCGGTAAAATTGATAAAGAAGCTGTTACTGCAAATGCATAA
- a CDS encoding 3-deoxy-D-manno-octulosonic acid transferase produces MLFLYNLIVIIVSFLLKIVALFSRKIKLFVDGRKSVFTTLHEKIKPTDKTIWFHAASLGEYEQGLPVIEKIKEKYPSHKIIVTFFSPSGYEVRKNNTVADVTLYLPLDTKQNSKQFLKLAHPEMVFFIKYEFWLNYLNELKKNNTPTYLVSGIFRDNQIFFKWYGSFYKKALDAFTFFFVQNESSKNKIESIGYKNVIISGDTRFDRVVAILERNNTLDFIAEFKNSSTTIVIGSSWPKDEVLLTEYINTTQEQVKFIIAPHNIKPEQITTLQQSITKKTILFSEKEGKNLADYDVFIIDTVGILTKIYSYATIAYVGGGFGNPGVHNILEPATFGLPIVIGPNYSHFAEATELVQLGGCISIANATELETAFNSLISNQNYLNEKGLICKSYVQNKKGATDTIMSAI; encoded by the coding sequence ATGCTTTTCTTATACAATCTAATCGTAATTATTGTAAGCTTTTTATTAAAAATAGTGGCACTTTTTAGCCGTAAAATCAAACTTTTTGTAGATGGCAGAAAAAGCGTTTTCACAACCCTACATGAAAAGATAAAGCCCACTGATAAAACAATTTGGTTTCACGCTGCTTCACTAGGCGAATACGAACAAGGCTTACCTGTTATTGAAAAAATTAAAGAAAAATACCCTTCACATAAAATCATTGTTACTTTTTTTTCTCCTTCAGGTTATGAAGTTAGAAAAAACAATACTGTTGCTGATGTAACTCTTTATTTACCATTAGATACAAAGCAAAATTCCAAACAGTTTTTAAAATTAGCACATCCAGAAATGGTTTTCTTTATTAAATATGAATTCTGGCTAAACTACCTTAACGAATTAAAAAAGAACAACACGCCTACCTATTTAGTTTCTGGAATATTCAGAGACAATCAAATATTCTTTAAATGGTACGGTAGTTTTTACAAAAAAGCACTTGATGCATTTACTTTCTTTTTTGTTCAAAACGAAAGCTCCAAAAATAAAATCGAATCTATTGGTTACAAAAACGTAATTATCTCAGGCGATACTAGATTTGACCGTGTGGTTGCTATTTTAGAACGCAACAATACTCTAGATTTTATCGCTGAATTTAAAAACAGCTCGACTACTATTGTTATTGGTAGCTCATGGCCAAAGGATGAAGTTTTATTAACCGAATATATCAATACCACTCAAGAGCAAGTGAAATTTATTATTGCTCCTCATAATATCAAACCAGAACAAATTACTACGCTACAGCAATCTATTACTAAAAAAACAATCTTATTTTCTGAAAAAGAAGGCAAAAACTTAGCAGATTATGACGTATTCATCATTGATACTGTTGGAATATTAACCAAGATATACAGTTATGCAACAATTGCATATGTAGGTGGTGGTTTTGGAAACCCTGGCGTTCACAATATTCTTGAACCAGCAACTTTTGGTCTTCCTATTGTAATCGGTCCAAATTACTCTCATTTTGCCGAAGCTACTGAACTTGTTCAATTAGGAGGTTGTATTTCTATTGCCAATGCAACAGAATTAGAAACTGCATTTAACAGCCTCATTTCGAATCAAAATTACCTCAATGAAAAAGGCTTAATTTGCAAGTCTTATGTCCAAAATAAAAAGGGAGCAACAGACACAATTATGAGTGCAATTTAA